The proteins below are encoded in one region of Thermotoga sp.:
- the tuf gene encoding elongation factor Tu: MAKEKFVRTKPHVNVGTIGHIDHGKSTLTAAITRYLSLKGLAQYVPYDQIDKAPEEKARGITINITHVEYETEKRHYAHIDCPGHADYIKNMITGAAQMDGAILVVAATDGPMPQTREHVLLARQVEVPYMIVFINKTDMVDDPELIELVEMEVRDLLSQYEYPGDEVPVIKGSALKALEAPDDPNHEAYKPIQELLDAMDNYIPDPQREVDKPFLMPIEDVFSITGRGTVVTGRIERGRIKPGDEVEIIGLSYEIRKTVVTSVEMFRKELDEGIAGDNVGCLLRGIDKDEVERGQVLAAPGSIKPHKRFKAEVYVLKKEEGGRHTPFTKGYKPQFYIRTADVTGAIVGLPEGVEMVMPGDHVEMEIELIYPVAIEKGQRFAIREGGRTVGAGAVTEVIE, encoded by the coding sequence ATGGCGAAGGAAAAGTTTGTAAGAACAAAACCCCATGTTAACGTTGGAACCATTGGACATATCGACCACGGAAAATCCACACTGACAGCAGCCATAACGAGGTACCTCTCTCTCAAAGGTCTTGCACAGTACGTACCTTACGATCAGATCGACAAGGCTCCTGAGGAGAAGGCAAGAGGTATCACCATCAACATCACACATGTTGAATACGAAACGGAGAAAAGGCACTACGCACACATCGACTGTCCTGGCCACGCCGACTACATCAAGAACATGATCACTGGTGCTGCCCAGATGGATGGAGCCATTCTTGTCGTTGCCGCAACCGATGGACCCATGCCACAGACGAGGGAACATGTGCTCCTCGCAAGGCAAGTTGAGGTTCCTTACATGATCGTTTTCATCAACAAAACGGACATGGTCGATGACCCTGAACTCATCGAACTTGTTGAGATGGAAGTGAGGGACCTTTTGAGCCAGTACGAATATCCCGGCGACGAGGTACCTGTTATAAAAGGATCCGCGTTGAAAGCCCTTGAAGCCCCGGATGATCCAAACCACGAAGCCTACAAACCTATTCAGGAGCTGCTCGATGCTATGGACAACTACATTCCCGATCCTCAGAGGGAGGTTGACAAACCGTTCCTCATGCCCATTGAGGATGTCTTCTCCATCACAGGAAGAGGAACCGTTGTCACCGGAAGGATTGAAAGAGGAAGAATCAAACCTGGTGACGAAGTTGAGATCATAGGACTCAGTTACGAGATAAGGAAAACGGTTGTAACAAGCGTTGAAATGTTCAGAAAAGAACTCGATGAGGGTATCGCCGGAGACAACGTGGGATGTCTGCTCAGAGGTATCGACAAAGATGAAGTTGAGAGAGGGCAGGTTCTTGCGGCACCCGGAAGCATCAAACCTCACAAAAGATTCAAAGCGGAAGTCTACGTTTTGAAAAAGGAGGAAGGCGGAAGGCACACACCGTTCACGAAGGGTTACAAACCTCAGTTCTACATAAGAACCGCTGATGTTACAGGAGCAATTGTGGGACTTCCAGAAGGAGTCGAAATGGTGATGCCTGGAGACCACGTTGAAATGGAAATAGAACTCATCTACCCTGTGGCCATCGAGAAAGGACAGAGATTCGCTATAAGAGAAGGCGGAAGAACGGTTGGAGCTGGTGCCGTCACAGAGGTTATTGAGTGA
- the fusA gene encoding elongation factor G gives MKNVEARYVDLDKLRNIGIMAHIDAGKTTTTERILYYTGRKHFIGDVDEGNTTTDWMPQEKERGITIQSAATTCFWKGYRINIIDTPGHVDFTAEVERALRVLDGAIAVFDVTAGVEPQSETVWRQADKYNVPRIAFMNKMDKVGADFHMAVETLVTKLRANPVPIQMPIGSEKDFQGIIDLIKMKAIYWISEDGAVYEEREIPEELKEEAELRREEMLEKLAELDETILEKYLEGEEITEEEIKKVLRKATIENKAVPVLCGAAKMNKGIQPLLDAVVDYLPSPLDLPPVKGWRVSNGEVIYRKPDESEPFTALVFKVQVDPYIGKLVYFRVYSGRLEKGSYVYNSTKDQKERISRIVFMHADKREEVDYVRPGDIAAGVGLKVSQTGDTLCDEKEPIVLEKIDFPEPVISLAIEPVTKNDEGKLVKALLALSEEDPTLQVKVDKETGETIISGMGELHLEIIVDRLKREFGVNVRVGQPQVAYRETIKKTAEAEGKYIRQTGGRGQYGHVILRIEPIPEEEDKNFEFIDKTVGGVIPKEFMPAIEAGIKEAMLSGLLAGYPVVRIRAIVLDGSYHEVDSSEMAFKIAASMAFKEAMRKAQPILLEPIMKLEITTPEEYMGNIIADLNSRRAKVESLETRGHLKVIVAKVPLSETFGYATTLRSLSQGRASYIMQFSHYQEVPEKIAEKIIKVV, from the coding sequence ATGAAGAATGTGGAAGCGAGATACGTTGACCTGGACAAGCTTAGGAACATCGGTATAATGGCACACATCGACGCCGGGAAAACAACTACGACGGAGAGGATTTTGTACTACACCGGAAGAAAACACTTCATAGGGGACGTTGACGAAGGGAATACGACCACAGACTGGATGCCTCAGGAAAAAGAAAGGGGCATTACGATACAATCTGCCGCCACGACGTGTTTCTGGAAGGGATATCGAATCAACATAATTGATACACCCGGACACGTTGACTTCACAGCTGAAGTCGAGCGAGCACTTCGCGTACTCGACGGTGCAATAGCCGTCTTCGATGTGACGGCAGGTGTTGAACCACAGTCAGAAACCGTTTGGAGGCAGGCAGACAAGTACAACGTCCCCAGGATAGCCTTCATGAATAAGATGGATAAAGTTGGAGCAGATTTCCACATGGCGGTCGAGACGCTTGTTACAAAGCTCAGGGCCAACCCTGTACCCATTCAAATGCCCATTGGAAGTGAAAAAGATTTCCAAGGAATAATAGACCTCATAAAAATGAAGGCGATCTATTGGATCAGTGAGGATGGTGCTGTGTACGAAGAGAGGGAGATTCCAGAGGAGCTGAAAGAAGAGGCAGAATTGAGAAGAGAGGAGATGCTGGAGAAATTGGCGGAGCTGGATGAGACAATACTCGAGAAATATCTTGAGGGAGAAGAGATCACAGAAGAGGAAATCAAGAAGGTATTGAGAAAAGCCACTATAGAGAACAAAGCAGTTCCCGTTCTATGCGGTGCAGCAAAGATGAACAAAGGAATACAACCCCTGCTGGACGCCGTTGTGGATTATCTTCCGTCTCCTCTAGATCTTCCACCAGTAAAAGGTTGGAGAGTCTCTAATGGCGAGGTCATTTACAGAAAACCGGATGAAAGCGAGCCATTCACAGCCCTTGTCTTCAAGGTCCAGGTAGACCCATACATAGGGAAACTGGTGTACTTCAGAGTATACTCTGGAAGGCTAGAAAAAGGAAGTTACGTGTACAATTCCACAAAAGATCAGAAGGAAAGAATTTCCAGGATTGTCTTCATGCATGCTGACAAGAGAGAAGAGGTCGATTACGTCAGGCCGGGTGATATAGCAGCAGGAGTTGGGCTGAAAGTTTCTCAGACGGGAGACACTCTCTGTGACGAGAAAGAACCAATCGTTCTGGAGAAGATTGATTTCCCAGAGCCAGTCATATCTCTTGCCATCGAACCGGTGACGAAAAACGACGAAGGCAAGCTGGTAAAAGCGCTTCTGGCACTGTCTGAAGAAGACCCTACTCTGCAGGTGAAAGTGGACAAAGAAACCGGAGAGACGATAATCTCCGGTATGGGAGAATTGCATCTCGAAATAATCGTCGACAGATTGAAGAGAGAATTCGGCGTCAACGTCAGAGTCGGGCAACCCCAGGTGGCCTACAGAGAGACCATCAAAAAAACTGCCGAGGCAGAAGGGAAGTACATCAGACAAACCGGTGGTAGAGGACAATACGGTCATGTTATCCTTAGAATTGAACCTATACCGGAGGAAGAGGATAAAAACTTTGAATTCATCGATAAAACTGTTGGTGGTGTAATTCCAAAGGAGTTCATGCCTGCCATCGAAGCGGGGATCAAAGAAGCGATGTTGTCAGGCCTTCTTGCAGGGTATCCTGTTGTGAGAATAAGAGCGATCGTGCTCGACGGATCATACCACGAAGTTGACTCGTCTGAGATGGCCTTCAAAATAGCTGCCTCTATGGCGTTTAAAGAGGCAATGAGAAAGGCACAACCCATCCTTCTTGAACCGATCATGAAACTGGAGATCACCACCCCGGAAGAGTACATGGGGAACATCATCGCTGACCTCAATTCCAGAAGGGCGAAGGTGGAATCTCTCGAAACGAGAGGCCACTTGAAGGTTATAGTGGCAAAAGTTCCTCTCTCTGAAACGTTTGGATATGCCACAACACTGAGATCTTTGAGCCAGGGAAGAGCGAGTTACATCATGCAGTTCTCTCACTATCAAGAGGTCCCGGAGAAAATCGCCGAGAAGATCATTAAAGTTGTTTAA
- the rpsJ gene encoding 30S ribosomal protein S10 — protein sequence MPGQKIRIKLKAYDHELLDESAKKIVEVAKSTNSKVSGPIPLPTERTLYCVLRSPMKHKDSREHFEKRVHKRLIDIIDPSPKTIDALMRINLPAGVDVEIKL from the coding sequence ATGCCTGGACAGAAGATAAGGATAAAACTCAAAGCCTACGACCATGAGTTGCTTGATGAATCTGCAAAGAAAATAGTAGAGGTTGCAAAATCAACAAACTCTAAGGTGTCCGGTCCAATTCCTTTGCCCACTGAACGGACACTTTACTGTGTGTTGAGATCTCCTATGAAACATAAAGACTCCAGAGAGCATTTCGAGAAGAGAGTTCATAAAAGGCTGATAGACATCATAGATCCATCTCCAAAAACCATCGACGCTTTGATGAGGATAAATCTCCCAGCAGGTGTCGACGTTGAGATCAAACTGTAA
- a CDS encoding PhoH family protein has product MKKYTSLEVETTVTVRKVRLPEDVAMLEIFGQYDRRARYLKKMFNVDLAVRGSEILIRGSDEKNVEAAHRVLDEIISITRDGHLLDWTEFEYLVEKVSNAESVKEVYSKSNGGPVIGKKVKPKTLGQKRYLEAIEKNDVVFVIGPAGTGKTYLAVAIALDYLKMGKVNRIILTRPAVEAGEKLGFLPGDLAEKVEPYLRPLYDAIIDITSPDKFNSYRERGIIEIVPLAYMRGRTLNNSFIILDEAQNTTYQQMKMFLTRLGFNSKAVVTGDITQVDIEEEKSGLIECQKILKGISGIEFVYLDESDVVRHPLVKKIIKAYEEYERLRKS; this is encoded by the coding sequence ATGAAAAAGTATACCAGTTTGGAGGTGGAAACCACGGTCACTGTGAGGAAAGTTAGGCTTCCCGAGGATGTGGCCATGCTGGAGATATTCGGACAGTACGATAGAAGAGCGAGGTACCTCAAAAAGATGTTCAATGTAGATCTTGCGGTTCGGGGTAGCGAAATCCTTATAAGAGGTTCAGACGAAAAGAATGTGGAAGCAGCGCATCGAGTCTTAGATGAAATCATATCCATAACGAGAGATGGGCATTTGCTGGATTGGACTGAGTTTGAGTACTTGGTGGAAAAAGTCTCGAACGCGGAGAGCGTAAAAGAGGTTTATTCAAAGAGTAACGGAGGACCCGTCATTGGAAAAAAAGTGAAGCCCAAAACCTTGGGACAGAAGAGATACCTGGAAGCGATCGAAAAGAACGACGTGGTCTTCGTGATAGGACCAGCTGGTACGGGAAAAACGTACCTAGCAGTGGCCATCGCTCTCGACTATCTGAAAATGGGCAAAGTGAACAGGATTATTCTGACAAGGCCAGCAGTTGAAGCTGGAGAAAAGCTTGGTTTCCTGCCCGGGGATTTAGCTGAAAAAGTGGAACCCTACCTGAGACCTCTGTACGATGCCATAATCGACATCACCTCTCCAGATAAATTCAACAGTTATCGCGAAAGAGGTATCATAGAGATCGTGCCACTTGCCTACATGAGGGGACGCACGCTGAACAACTCTTTTATAATCCTGGATGAAGCCCAGAACACCACCTATCAACAGATGAAAATGTTCCTGACCAGGCTTGGATTCAACTCAAAGGCGGTTGTAACTGGTGACATTACTCAAGTTGATATAGAGGAGGAGAAATCTGGCCTCATAGAGTGTCAGAAAATATTAAAGGGTATATCTGGGATAGAATTCGTGTATCTCGATGAAAGTGACGTTGTGAGACATCCTCTTGTGAAGAAGATCATAAAAG
- a CDS encoding DUF1893 domain-containing protein, producing MRNFFKERGLSLIVIRNNQVIFESAENGLKPLIEVYRSFEDLSGCTVVDKLVGRAAAFFFVELKPSFIHALVISEGAIDLLKKHSVPFSYEKKVPFVLSKDGKNVCPFEKMLMDVNDSKEAIERILSKFTLS from the coding sequence GTGAGGAATTTCTTTAAGGAGAGAGGTCTGAGTTTGATTGTGATAAGGAACAACCAAGTGATCTTTGAAAGCGCAGAAAACGGTTTGAAGCCTCTAATTGAGGTCTATCGATCTTTTGAAGATCTGTCCGGATGTACGGTGGTAGACAAGCTCGTTGGAAGAGCGGCGGCCTTCTTTTTTGTGGAACTGAAACCCTCCTTTATTCACGCTCTTGTTATCAGTGAAGGTGCCATCGATTTGTTGAAGAAACACAGTGTACCGTTTTCTTATGAAAAGAAGGTGCCTTTTGTGCTATCGAAAGATGGAAAAAACGTGTGTCCATTCGAAAAGATGCTCATGGACGTGAATGATTCGAAAGAAGCCATAGAAAGAATTCTCTCAAAGTTCACTTTATCTTAA
- the rpsG gene encoding 30S ribosomal protein S7, giving the protein MRRRRAERRQIPPDPVYGDVLVAKLINKVMWDGKKTIAQKIVYGAFDIIKEKMKKDPLEVFKQAVENVKPVLEVRPRRVGGATYQVPIEVQEPRRTSLAIRWIVEAARAKKGRPMKEKLAEEIMAAYNNTGAAIKKKEDTHRMAEANRAFAHYRW; this is encoded by the coding sequence GTGCGTAGAAGGAGAGCTGAAAGAAGACAAATACCACCCGATCCTGTCTACGGGGATGTTCTGGTGGCAAAGCTGATAAACAAAGTAATGTGGGACGGAAAGAAGACGATCGCTCAGAAGATCGTCTACGGTGCTTTCGACATCATCAAAGAGAAGATGAAAAAAGATCCTCTCGAGGTCTTCAAGCAGGCTGTTGAGAATGTAAAACCCGTTCTCGAAGTGAGACCAAGAAGGGTTGGAGGTGCAACCTATCAGGTTCCCATTGAAGTTCAAGAACCGCGAAGAACTTCCCTTGCTATAAGGTGGATCGTGGAGGCTGCAAGAGCCAAAAAAGGACGGCCCATGAAAGAGAAGCTGGCCGAGGAGATCATGGCAGCCTACAACAATACGGGTGCGGCCATCAAGAAGAAGGAAGACACCCACAGAATGGCAGAGGCGAACAGAGCTTTTGCGCACTACAGGTGGTGA
- the rplC gene encoding 50S ribosomal protein L3, translating into MKMIIGRKIGMTRVFVGNEAVPVTVIKAGPCVVVQRKTAEKDGYNAVQLGFEKAKKVNKPLAGHFKKFGVEPMKILKEFRVDNPDEYEPGQVIKVDIFEKGEYVDVTGWSKGRGFAGAMKRWGFSGGPRSHGSKFHRELGSVGQHTEPAKIWKGKKMPGRYGNERITIRNLQVIDVDPENDLIAIKGGVPGARGGLVLIRSAKAPKK; encoded by the coding sequence ATGAAGATGATAATAGGAAGAAAAATCGGCATGACGAGAGTCTTTGTTGGTAACGAAGCGGTCCCGGTTACTGTCATAAAAGCAGGCCCTTGTGTTGTTGTTCAGAGGAAAACAGCTGAAAAAGATGGATACAACGCTGTTCAACTTGGATTTGAAAAAGCAAAAAAGGTGAACAAGCCTCTTGCCGGTCACTTCAAAAAGTTCGGTGTTGAACCGATGAAGATACTCAAGGAGTTCAGAGTAGACAACCCCGACGAATACGAACCCGGACAGGTTATAAAGGTCGATATATTCGAGAAAGGGGAATACGTGGACGTTACCGGTTGGTCCAAGGGAAGAGGATTCGCAGGAGCAATGAAAAGATGGGGATTCAGTGGTGGTCCAAGGAGCCATGGTTCCAAATTCCACAGAGAACTTGGATCCGTCGGTCAACATACTGAACCTGCAAAGATATGGAAAGGCAAAAAAATGCCAGGAAGATATGGAAACGAGAGGATAACCATCAGAAATTTACAGGTCATAGACGTCGATCCAGAAAATGATCTAATAGCGATTAAAGGTGGAGTCCCTGGAGCGAGGGGCGGACTTGTTCTGATCAGAAGCGCCAAAGCCCCGAAAAAGTAA
- the rpsL gene encoding 30S ribosomal protein S12, translated as MPTINQLIRHGRKPKKKKSKAPALQGNPQKRGVCIKVSTMTPKKPNSALRKIARVRLSNGIEVTAYIPGIGHNLQEHSVVLVRGGRVKDLPGVRYKIIRGALDAAGVEGRRQSRSKYGTKRPKDQKK; from the coding sequence ATGCCGACTATCAATCAATTGATCAGGCATGGAAGAAAACCTAAAAAGAAGAAATCGAAGGCTCCCGCTCTTCAGGGAAATCCCCAGAAGCGAGGTGTCTGTATAAAGGTCTCCACCATGACACCGAAGAAGCCGAACTCTGCTCTCAGAAAAATCGCAAGGGTCAGGCTTTCCAATGGTATAGAAGTCACAGCGTACATACCGGGTATAGGTCATAACCTTCAGGAACACTCAGTTGTTCTTGTCAGGGGTGGAAGGGTAAAAGACCTTCCAGGCGTCAGGTACAAGATTATAAGGGGCGCTCTGGACGCAGCTGGAGTCGAAGGAAGAAGGCAGTCCAGAAGTAAATACGGTACCAAGAGACCCAAGGATCAAAAGAAGTGA